GCGTCGGCTTTCGTCGTTCTCACTCCTCGACCAGAGCGAACTCCGGAGACGACAGACACGACCACGGCAATGCTCACGACGACGCCGAGAACGATGTACCCGGAGGTCTTCGGGATCGAAAATGCCGGTTTCAAACCGTCGACGAGCCAGACGGCACCGAACCCGATCGTCCACGCGATTCCCCAGATCGCCGAGACCTTCCACGCAATGCTCGAGAACTGTGACTCAACACTCTTCTGCTGGTCATTCAGCAGTCGCAGCATCTCGGCGGGGTCAAGTGCCTCGTCGCGAGGTTCCTCATGTGCGTTGTCATTCATAGCTACTTTGTAACACAAAGTACTTTGTCAATGCAATAGCTTTGTGAAAAGTCAGCACTCGCCACAACGCAAAAAGGGGATCCGAGGCGAACCTCGGATCCCCTGACGACAGCGCTGATCTACTCGGTCGGCACTTCGCTCGATTTTGCGAGGATTGCGCCGTGCACGGCCATCTCATCGAGGGCGGCTGCACTGGGTTCGGCGGCGACACCGGCGATCAGATCAGTCAGCACCGTCACGTGCATCCCGGCGTCAATTGCGTCAAGAACGGATGCTCGCACGCAATGATCTGTCGCGATGCCGACCGCGTCGATCTCGGTGACTCCGGCCTCGGTCAGTGCCCGAACGAGTGTGCGACCGTCGTCGGTCTCTCCCTGGAACGCCGAGTACGCGGGAACACCCTGCCCTTTGCGCACATGGATGCTCACGGGCGACGTGTCGAAGGCCGGGTGATACTCGGCTCCTTGAGTGTCGGCGACGCAGTGCACGGGCCACGTCGAGACAAAGTCAGGGTCTACGCCGTCTGGCGCAAAATGGCCACCGTTGTCGTCAGTCGCATGGTGCCAGTCACGCGAGGCGACAACCGTTCCATAGCGTCGGGAAGCAAGGTTCAGCCATCGAGTGACATTGCGGGCGACATCGGCTCCGCCGAAAACGCCGAGCGCTCCGCCTTCCGTGAAGTCGTTCTGAACATCGATGATCAGCAATGCGCGCGTCACAGGTACTCCAATTCACATATTCGACAGGGTGTTTCCGCAACGATAAAAGCCGGTGGCCAGCATATCCACCGCGTGGGCGGTCGTGCTCGGCAGCGGCTCGTCTCCGAGCGCGTAGATCGAGAAGATCAAGGTCGTTCCGTCGTCGGCATCGATCACACCTGACAGCGTATACGCCGTCTGAATCCACCCGGTCTTCGCCCTCACGTGCCCGGTCGCCACCTCGGCGTCCCCTGAGAATCGGCTGTCGTAACGCAATGTGCCCGTCTCGCCCGCGACCGGCAGCCCCTCCAGAATCGACGGCATGTCGATTTCGCCGAGCTCAATGCCGCGCAGCAGCTTCGTAAAGTAGCTATTGGGCACGGCGTTCAGCGCGCTGAGGCCCGAGCCATCGACGATCGTCAGGTCACTCGTGTCGATTCCAATGGGGTCGAGCGCCGCGGGAATCCCATCGGCGAGCGCGGCGAACGTGCTGCCCGCACCTTCTTCGATCGCAACAAGGCGCCCGAGCGACTCGGCGATCATGTTGTCGCTGTACCGCAGCATGTACTCGACGAGGGCGCTCACAGGCGGTGATTCGACGGCGGCGAGTTGCTCGGCATCCTCTGGCGCCGTTCCGAGAGAAGTCGTTGCGCCGGGGAAGTACGATGCGAACGCCTCTCCAGCCCGCGAAACGGGGTCGCTCCCCCTCGGCGAATACTCGTTCGCGGGGTAGAACCGGTCGGCATCGACCTGCAGCGCGGTCACGTGCGACTGATACCCTTCCCGCATTCCCTTGGTGTCCCAACTGGGGAGCCACGTTTCGCCTGTGAATGCGCTGCTGTCGAGAATGATGCGGCTGATGGCCTCGGTGTGGCCAGCGGCGGTCCACGCCTTCTGAACCGCCGCAGCCAATGCGTCTAAGTGTGCGGCACCCGGATACACCGACTCTTGCCCTGAGGGCATACGGCTGAGCGTCATATCGCCTTGGCCGACAAGCACGATCGTTCCGGGATCGCTGCCCTCCATCACCGGAGTGGAGATGCGAAAGTCAGGGCCAAAGGTCTCGAGTGCGGCGGCAGCGGTGATCAGCTTGAGGTTGCTCGCGGTGGCGGCGGGGTGCGTGGAATCGCGGTCATAGAGAAGCTCTCCGGTCTGAGCGTTGACGACGCGCGCCTGCAGCGTGTGAAGCAGCGGGTCGGATGCCGCGTCGGCGACAGAGCACTGACGGATGCCGTTCGCGGGCACCGGAGACTCGGCGACCGGCCGGGGGTCAGGCGTTGGCGTTGGAGTCGGCGTGGCGCTGGCACTTGCTGCGAGGGCCGTCGGGCTCTCGAACGCCGCTCCAGCTGCGAGGGAACCCCCGGCAAGCAGCACAGCGCCGACTGTACCGACGACCCAGAGGGCGCGCCGACGCCATGAGGATCGAGGAGGGATGGACACGCCTTTGATTTTAGCGGGTGAGTCCGGGAAGGGTACGCCGCGTCAGTTCTCGCTGGGGTAAATCACACCGATCTGGCGGCGCACTTCGTCGAGCACTCCCATAATCTCGACGGACTCCCGGGGAGAGAGAATGGTTCCGGACGTCTCCCCCGCGGCGACGAGGCGCTCGAGCTCAAGTGCTTGATAGTGCATCCCTCTGCCGTTCACCTCGCTCGTGAACTCTTCAAGAACATCGCCGGCCGTCGTCGTCGTGCGGAATGACGTGGCCGCGTACCAGACCCGGTCCAGATCGATGCGGGCGTCGGTGCCGATGATGCTCGCCTGGTTGGGGCCCGCCCCGCGCATCGAGCTGAACGTCGTCGCCATTGCCCCGCTGTCGTAGCTGAGGACGGCCGAGACCTGCGCGTCGACGCCGGTATCGGTGAGCTGCGCCGTCGCGTCGATGCGGTCGGGAAGCCCGAGGATGTCGACCACGAACGAGAGAGGGTAAATGCCAAGGTCAAGCAGCGCTCCGCCGCCGAGATGCAGATCCATCATGCGGTGTTCCGGGGCGACGTGGATGTGCTGCGTATGATCGGCCGTGACCGAGACGATCTCGCCGAGGGTGCCTTCGCCGATGATCTCCCGCACGCGCCGCATATGTGGGAGATAGCGCGTCCACATCGCCTCGAGCACGACGAGCCCACGACTCGCTGCCAGTTCGGCGACTCCGCGCGCCTCCTCCTCATTCATCGTGAATGGCTTCTCGACGAGCACATGCTTACCCGCTGTGAGCGCGAGCGTCGCCTGCTCGGCGTGAAAGCTGTGCGGCGATGCGACGTACACCACATCGACCTCGGGATCGCCAACCAGTTCCTCGTACGTGCCGTA
The Paramicrobacterium chengjingii DNA segment above includes these coding regions:
- a CDS encoding isochorismatase family protein; the encoded protein is MTRALLIIDVQNDFTEGGALGVFGGADVARNVTRWLNLASRRYGTVVASRDWHHATDDNGGHFAPDGVDPDFVSTWPVHCVADTQGAEYHPAFDTSPVSIHVRKGQGVPAYSAFQGETDDGRTLVRALTEAGVTEIDAVGIATDHCVRASVLDAIDAGMHVTVLTDLIAGVAAEPSAAALDEMAVHGAILAKSSEVPTE
- the dacB gene encoding D-alanyl-D-alanine carboxypeptidase/D-alanyl-D-alanine endopeptidase, coding for MSIPPRSSWRRRALWVVGTVGAVLLAGGSLAAGAAFESPTALAASASATPTPTPTPDPRPVAESPVPANGIRQCSVADAASDPLLHTLQARVVNAQTGELLYDRDSTHPAATASNLKLITAAAALETFGPDFRISTPVMEGSDPGTIVLVGQGDMTLSRMPSGQESVYPGAAHLDALAAAVQKAWTAAGHTEAISRIILDSSAFTGETWLPSWDTKGMREGYQSHVTALQVDADRFYPANEYSPRGSDPVSRAGEAFASYFPGATTSLGTAPEDAEQLAAVESPPVSALVEYMLRYSDNMIAESLGRLVAIEEGAGSTFAALADGIPAALDPIGIDTSDLTIVDGSGLSALNAVPNSYFTKLLRGIELGEIDMPSILEGLPVAGETGTLRYDSRFSGDAEVATGHVRAKTGWIQTAYTLSGVIDADDGTTLIFSIYALGDEPLPSTTAHAVDMLATGFYRCGNTLSNM
- a CDS encoding Gfo/Idh/MocA family protein, which codes for MSTPHALRWGILAPGGIARTFTSDLLLNGFTVTAVGSRSLERSRAFSTDLGIERAYGTYEELVGDPEVDVVYVASPHSFHAEQATLALTAGKHVLVEKPFTMNEEEARGVAELAASRGLVVLEAMWTRYLPHMRRVREIIGEGTLGEIVSVTADHTQHIHVAPEHRMMDLHLGGGALLDLGIYPLSFVVDILGLPDRIDATAQLTDTGVDAQVSAVLSYDSGAMATTFSSMRGAGPNQASIIGTDARIDLDRVWYAATSFRTTTTAGDVLEEFTSEVNGRGMHYQALELERLVAAGETSGTILSPRESVEIMGVLDEVRRQIGVIYPSEN